A window from Hemicordylus capensis ecotype Gifberg chromosome 2, rHemCap1.1.pri, whole genome shotgun sequence encodes these proteins:
- the PANK3 gene encoding pantothenate kinase 3 isoform X5, with the protein MASKGDSTHADKLVRDIYGGDYERFGLPGWAVASSFGNMIYKEKRESVSKEDLARATLVTITNNIGSIARMCAVNEKINRVVFVGNFLRVNTLSMKLLAYALDYWSKGQLKALFLEHEGYFGAVGALLGLPNFS; encoded by the exons ATGGCATCTAAAGGGGACAGCACACATGCTGACAAACTAGTCCGTGATATTTATGGGGGAGACTATGAACGGTTTGGCTTGCCAGGATGGGCAGTGGCATCTAG CTTTGGGAATATGATCTACAAGGAAAAAAGGGAGTCTGTTAGTAAAGAAGACCTGGCTAGAGCTACACTAGTTACTATCACCAATAACATCGGATCTATAGCACGAATGTGTGCTGTGAATGAG aaaataaacCGTGTTGTCTTTGTTGGTAACTTTTTGCGTGTGAATACATTGTCGATGAAGCTTTTGGCATATGCACTGGATTACTGGTCCAAAGGCCAATTGAAGGCTTTGTTTCTAGAACATGAG GGGTACTTTGGAGCAGTTGGTGCTCTCCTTGGATTGCCAAACTTCAGCTGA